The Cohnella abietis genome has a segment encoding these proteins:
- a CDS encoding tyrosine-type recombinase/integrase, translating to MNIRVLESNALSSLEHGFSNKGQQEEYNDDQIVNMFLTVCGLSLHTLRNYKRAICHFREFIPNLTLKDVTWKEVEAYKLGLMRGISSYSNKPLAPASVSALIAPLKSLYKWGSDSNIGIFTKNPTSSIRLPQVMVTSRKHFLTQREVGSLLNQLYQQSLRNYLIGLSLVTLGLRVSELSNIKWGDFSTDPIGNSVWLNVERGKGGKSRDVKIPRSLWTVFQSYKKQAETKTPLDSSSSVFSITTRQIERIIQEAGKQSIETKLPTPHWLRHTSATLALLKGASLQQVQETLGHTHINTTQRYLHTVEQLEKAAPDFVEECLMDFIQL from the coding sequence ATGAATATTAGAGTGTTAGAGTCGAATGCGCTCTCATCGCTTGAACACGGCTTTAGTAATAAAGGACAACAGGAGGAATACAACGACGATCAAATTGTAAATATGTTTCTGACCGTTTGCGGGCTTTCTTTACACACACTACGGAATTACAAAAGAGCAATTTGCCACTTTAGGGAATTCATTCCCAATCTCACCTTAAAGGACGTGACGTGGAAAGAGGTGGAAGCCTATAAGCTTGGATTAATGCGAGGCATCTCCAGTTATTCCAATAAACCGCTTGCACCTGCCAGCGTCTCTGCTTTAATTGCACCGCTCAAATCTTTATACAAATGGGGAAGCGATTCCAACATTGGCATCTTCACAAAAAATCCAACCAGCTCCATAAGGCTGCCGCAGGTCATGGTAACGAGCCGGAAGCATTTTCTGACCCAACGAGAGGTTGGCTCTCTTCTGAACCAGCTGTACCAGCAAAGCTTACGGAATTATTTGATCGGACTATCATTAGTTACTTTGGGCTTGAGGGTATCGGAGCTCTCTAATATTAAGTGGGGCGACTTCTCTACAGATCCTATTGGGAATTCGGTGTGGTTAAACGTTGAAAGAGGGAAAGGCGGGAAAAGCAGAGATGTTAAAATACCGCGAAGCTTGTGGACTGTTTTTCAAAGCTATAAGAAACAAGCAGAAACCAAAACTCCGTTAGACAGCTCATCATCTGTTTTTTCAATTACAACTAGACAAATTGAAAGAATTATTCAAGAAGCTGGTAAGCAATCTATAGAAACTAAATTGCCAACACCTCACTGGCTTCGACATACGAGTGCTACTCTCGCTCTCCTGAAAGGGGCCTCCTTGCAGCAGGTGCAGGAAACCCTTGGCCATACGCACATTAATACGACTCAGCGTTATTTGCATACGGTTGAACAGCTTGAAAAAGCCGCTCCGGATTTCGTCGAAGAATGCTTAATGGACTTCATTCAGCTTTAA
- the folE gene encoding GTP cyclohydrolase I FolE: protein MSGAKDYINDQVSQNREQVEHHIREILKLIGEDVEREGLIETPARVTRMYEEIFAGYAVDPRDVLGVTFDEKHEELVIVKDIVYYSQCEHHMAPFFGKAHIGYIPSGKIAGLSKLARLVEAVSRRLQVQERITSQIADILDEVLVPHGVMVVVEGEHLCMCSRGVKKPGSKTITSAVRGQFRQSAALRAEFLELLKQ, encoded by the coding sequence ATGTCGGGAGCCAAAGATTACATTAATGATCAAGTATCTCAAAATCGTGAGCAAGTAGAGCATCACATTCGTGAAATCTTAAAGCTAATTGGCGAAGATGTCGAACGGGAAGGGCTTATTGAGACTCCTGCGCGCGTAACTCGGATGTACGAGGAAATATTTGCTGGTTATGCAGTTGATCCAAGGGATGTTCTCGGCGTAACTTTCGATGAGAAGCATGAAGAGCTAGTCATCGTTAAGGATATTGTTTACTATAGCCAATGCGAGCACCACATGGCGCCTTTCTTCGGCAAGGCACATATCGGATATATTCCAAGTGGGAAGATCGCAGGTCTTAGCAAGCTTGCTCGGCTCGTTGAGGCGGTGTCGCGGCGTTTGCAGGTACAGGAAAGAATTACTTCTCAAATCGCGGACATCCTTGATGAAGTACTTGTTCCTCATGGAGTTATGGTCGTCGTTGAGGGTGAGCATCTCTGTATGTGTTCTCGCGGGGTTAAGAAACCGGGTAGTAAGACAATTACTTCAGCTGTAAGAGGTCAATTCCGTCAAAGTGCTGCACTTCGTGCAGAGTTCCTAGAATTGCTCAAACAGTAA
- a CDS encoding YneF family protein, with the protein MWSYIIPILTLIVGLVVGFIVGVYYLRSQMTKMQNNPEMLQKMAKQMGYNMNSQQLAKAQQMMKNQNAGGGSPKASPKPDNRNNPKFRR; encoded by the coding sequence ATGTGGTCCTATATTATTCCGATACTAACACTAATCGTTGGATTAGTTGTTGGATTTATCGTTGGGGTGTATTACTTACGTTCCCAAATGACGAAAATGCAGAACAACCCAGAAATGCTGCAAAAAATGGCTAAGCAAATGGGCTATAACATGAATAGCCAACAGCTTGCAAAAGCGCAACAAATGATGAAAAACCAAAATGCAGGTGGCGGCAGTCCAAAAGCTAGCCCAAAACCAGACAATAGAAACAATCCAAAGTTCCGCAGATAG
- a CDS encoding HD-GYP domain-containing protein — protein sequence MKLVDIETVEPGQILGKTIFSSNGTVLLSTGVQLTVYMISTLKRIGVTTIYIDNPLYRDISHEEVLSEETKRAVIHQMSEMFEALKSGKNFSSKAVGQTVDDLLDDVLRNQNILIHLSDIRSADNAMFLHAMNVCMISSLIGLNMGLNMIQLKELSIGALLHDIGKLGAPEVQEGRMHHSWRGFDLLKNKREYSLLIAHVAFQHHEAMDGSGVPRGLTSDDIHTYAKITAVANIYDNFIYSSDVEGSLMPHEACERLNAMSGTVLDHEVLVQFMRIVSIYPNGISVRLSNRQTGVVVGQHRGLPGRPIVRVIDKEGDEAVGYNEIDLAQHPTVFIESVLS from the coding sequence ATGAAATTAGTTGATATCGAGACGGTAGAACCGGGCCAAATATTGGGCAAGACTATCTTTTCCTCCAATGGTACGGTATTGCTCTCGACTGGAGTCCAATTAACAGTCTATATGATAAGCACACTAAAGCGGATTGGCGTCACAACCATCTATATCGACAATCCATTGTACAGAGATATTTCTCATGAGGAAGTGCTGTCTGAAGAAACGAAGCGGGCTGTTATTCATCAAATGTCCGAAATGTTCGAGGCTTTGAAATCGGGTAAGAACTTTAGCTCAAAGGCAGTTGGGCAAACGGTGGACGATTTGCTGGATGACGTCCTAAGAAACCAGAATATATTGATTCATTTATCAGATATTCGTTCCGCTGACAACGCGATGTTCCTGCATGCGATGAATGTCTGTATGATCTCTTCATTGATAGGGCTTAACATGGGTTTAAATATGATTCAGCTTAAGGAACTATCGATTGGCGCCTTATTGCACGATATCGGCAAGCTGGGAGCTCCTGAGGTTCAGGAGGGACGAATGCATCATTCATGGCGGGGATTCGATTTATTAAAAAACAAACGCGAGTACAGCTTACTTATCGCGCATGTTGCTTTCCAGCATCATGAGGCTATGGATGGCAGTGGGGTTCCGCGCGGATTAACAAGTGATGACATCCACACTTATGCCAAGATAACGGCTGTAGCAAATATTTATGACAATTTCATCTATTCTTCTGATGTAGAAGGATCGTTAATGCCACACGAAGCATGCGAACGGTTAAATGCAATGTCTGGGACAGTGCTGGATCACGAGGTGCTGGTGCAGTTTATGCGAATCGTCTCTATCTATCCTAATGGCATTTCTGTGAGGCTATCGAATCGTCAGACTGGGGTTGTCGTTGGACAGCATCGCGGGCTGCCAGGCAGGCCGATCGTACGTGTTATCGATAAGGAAGGCGATGAAGCGGTAGGGTATAATGAAATAGATTTAGCCCAGCACCCGACCGTTTTCATAGAGTCCGTATTATCATAG
- the queG gene encoding tRNA epoxyqueuosine(34) reductase QueG translates to MIAEASSMGIDKLRITTAEPFLELRERLIRHRELGHESGFEEPDLDLRTTPTLLLPEAKSIIAIAVAYPSKMKGAPVSEPGKRRGILSRSAWGEDYHQALRRRLAKLSEWIHARLPHAKLMSMVDTGALSDRAVAERAGIGWSAKNCSIITPELGSWVYLGEMLTDLPLPPDKAILDVDGCGDCTLCIDACPTGALVGPGQLNAQKCISFITQTKGFVDDEMKLKIGNRLYGCDTCQIVCPVNRKIDMRHHEELIPDPEVAKPLLRPLLKMGNREFREKFGMGSASWRGRKPIQRNALIALGNFRDQESVPDIAEVLREDPRPVLREAAAWALGRIGSDEALEYLRKAQTSEKEVEVLSAIERALSVV, encoded by the coding sequence ATGATTGCAGAAGCTAGCAGCATGGGCATTGATAAGCTTAGAATCACGACAGCTGAGCCTTTCTTGGAGCTTAGAGAGCGGCTTATTCGTCACCGTGAGCTAGGGCACGAATCAGGCTTTGAAGAGCCGGATCTGGATTTAAGGACTACGCCTACATTGCTGCTGCCGGAAGCCAAATCTATAATCGCCATTGCTGTGGCCTATCCATCGAAGATGAAGGGGGCTCCAGTATCTGAACCAGGTAAGCGTAGGGGAATTCTGTCACGTTCTGCGTGGGGTGAGGACTATCATCAAGCGCTACGGCGAAGATTGGCCAAGCTATCAGAATGGATCCACGCAAGATTGCCTCATGCGAAGCTAATGTCTATGGTAGATACAGGCGCCCTCTCAGACCGTGCCGTCGCGGAACGCGCAGGTATCGGCTGGAGCGCGAAAAACTGCTCTATCATCACGCCAGAGCTTGGCTCATGGGTCTACCTGGGGGAGATGCTTACGGATCTTCCCCTCCCTCCAGACAAGGCGATATTAGATGTGGACGGTTGTGGGGACTGTACCTTGTGCATTGATGCATGTCCGACGGGCGCACTCGTTGGTCCAGGCCAACTGAATGCACAAAAGTGTATTTCCTTCATCACTCAGACTAAGGGGTTTGTAGATGATGAGATGAAGCTAAAAATCGGAAATCGATTATATGGCTGCGATACGTGTCAGATCGTCTGTCCTGTTAATCGTAAAATCGATATGCGCCATCATGAGGAGCTTATACCTGATCCGGAGGTTGCCAAGCCTTTGCTCCGTCCTCTACTCAAGATGGGAAATCGCGAATTCCGCGAAAAATTTGGCATGGGCTCAGCATCTTGGCGTGGACGTAAGCCTATTCAACGAAATGCTCTTATTGCACTAGGAAATTTTCGTGATCAGGAGTCTGTTCCGGATATTGCTGAGGTGTTAAGAGAAGATCCGCGTCCTGTGCTAAGAGAAGCTGCTGCTTGGGCTCTCGGACGAATTGGCTCCGATGAAGCGTTGGAATACCTACGTAAAGCCCAGACATCAGAGAAGGAAGTCGAAGTACTATCAGCAATAGAACGAGCTTTGTCGGTTGTATAG
- the lepB gene encoding signal peptidase I, giving the protein MRQQVEPVAPVSRKRSENKVKLSGWRKELWDWSKALIVAVVIVLLLRAFVFQLSTVKKISMEPTLHENEWLFINKIAMEFGSLDRGDVVILKDPSEGSDRKEYLVKRIVAMPGDTLEIRSGELYINGNLSVESYTDAKIEDGDYGPTTVSPGHYFVLGDNRHMRASKDSRAFKEVPEDLIKGRADFIIWPVSRWAKL; this is encoded by the coding sequence TTGAGACAACAAGTGGAGCCTGTGGCTCCCGTTAGCAGAAAGCGTTCGGAAAATAAAGTTAAACTTAGTGGCTGGCGCAAGGAGCTATGGGATTGGTCCAAGGCATTAATCGTGGCTGTCGTTATCGTGCTGCTGCTAAGGGCTTTCGTCTTTCAGCTTTCAACTGTAAAGAAAATATCGATGGAACCTACGCTTCATGAGAATGAATGGTTATTCATAAACAAAATTGCGATGGAATTCGGCAGTCTTGACCGCGGAGATGTTGTTATCCTGAAGGATCCAAGTGAGGGTTCAGACCGCAAGGAATATCTTGTTAAACGAATAGTTGCGATGCCAGGAGATACTTTGGAAATTCGCAGTGGCGAGCTTTATATAAACGGGAACCTATCAGTTGAGTCCTATACGGATGCCAAAATAGAAGATGGGGATTATGGCCCGACCACGGTTAGTCCTGGACACTATTTTGTTCTCGGAGATAATCGACATATGCGGGCGAGTAAGGACAGTCGTGCGTTTAAGGAAGTACCCGAGGATCTCATCAAAGGTAGGGCAGACTTCATAATATGGCCTGTAAGTCGATGGGCTAAGCTGTGA
- a CDS encoding GNAT family N-acetyltransferase, translated as MQIRSFQLSDYRSVAELLEEVLSEECCEETMGAFARQLSWDSELVLVAEEAGNIAGVLIGTIDKQKGYVYRIAVQMDYRRQGVGRALVSNMNNRFRQRNVLKVLIAGDKHNELLRPFYDSLGLKPIDFVQLTQPLSIVAG; from the coding sequence ATGCAGATTCGTTCTTTCCAATTGTCAGACTACAGGTCGGTTGCTGAGCTTCTGGAGGAAGTATTATCGGAGGAATGCTGTGAAGAGACAATGGGGGCTTTTGCCCGGCAGTTGTCTTGGGACAGCGAGTTGGTGCTTGTTGCAGAAGAAGCAGGCAACATCGCTGGGGTACTAATTGGAACGATAGATAAACAAAAGGGTTATGTGTATCGAATAGCTGTCCAGATGGATTATAGACGCCAAGGCGTGGGACGAGCTCTCGTATCAAACATGAACAATCGGTTCCGTCAGCGCAATGTGCTGAAGGTTCTCATTGCAGGGGACAAGCATAACGAACTTTTGCGACCATTTTACGATTCGCTTGGTTTGAAGCCAATCGATTTCGTACAGTTAACGCAGCCGCTTTCCATTGTAGCTGGTTAA
- a CDS encoding superoxide dismutase yields the protein MAHELPALPYATDALEPNIDTATMEIHHGRHHNAYVTNLNNALKSAPELESKSVEDLIADLNAVPESIRTAVRNNGGGHANHSLFWKTISPSGGGAPSGALAAAIDSELGGFDKFKETFAAAGATRFGSGWAWLALDKDGKLKVYSLPNQDSPIMEGDTPLVGLDVWEHAYYLKYQNKRPDYIAAFWNVVDWNAVGAIYDAAK from the coding sequence ATGGCACACGAATTGCCCGCTCTTCCTTACGCAACAGACGCACTTGAACCGAACATCGATACGGCAACGATGGAAATCCATCACGGTCGTCATCACAATGCGTATGTAACAAACCTGAACAATGCTTTGAAATCCGCACCTGAATTAGAGAGCAAAAGCGTTGAAGATTTGATCGCTGATCTGAACGCTGTTCCTGAAAGCATTCGTACTGCTGTTCGTAACAACGGCGGCGGACATGCTAACCACTCCTTGTTCTGGAAAACAATCAGCCCAAGCGGCGGCGGCGCACCATCCGGCGCTCTAGCAGCGGCTATTGATAGCGAGCTTGGTGGATTCGACAAGTTCAAAGAAACTTTCGCAGCTGCTGGTGCTACTCGCTTCGGTTCTGGCTGGGCTTGGCTTGCACTTGATAAAGACGGAAAGCTGAAAGTATACAGCCTACCAAACCAAGATAGCCCAATCATGGAAGGCGATACTCCACTTGTTGGTCTTGATGTATGGGAGCACGCTTACTACCTGAAATACCAAAACAAACGCCCTGACTACATTGCTGCTTTCTGGAATGTTGTTGACTGGAACGCAGTTGGCGCAATCTACGACGCTGCGAAGTAA
- a CDS encoding globin-coupled sensor protein, which translates to MIQVNSARLKQLSYIGIREEDLAYLKTKQAIFSEITKAVVDELYDRITEQPELLKLIQSHSTIEGLKKTQQWYFQSLTDGVIDEEFFTKRLYIGKVHSRIGLTTNWYLGTYVLYLDIATEHLKKIVPDEWVKITYCLSKMFNLDSQIVLEAYEDDEKAKVIKLVEAREYMLTKVSSVVQELSSMMVELNASSSMVATNASHTAAVQENSHAKVGQLSRNIEEIHELGSAMREISDQTHLIGLNAALEAARAGEAGLGFEVVANEIRKLASHSKVSLVTIQKLLKEIQLTLSEVKQGSEETVRFSREQAASSQELTSFVQMIDNVTSELDGLLDNSEFN; encoded by the coding sequence ATGATTCAAGTAAACAGTGCTAGATTAAAGCAGTTAAGCTACATCGGAATTCGTGAGGAAGATTTGGCTTACTTAAAGACGAAGCAGGCAATATTTTCCGAAATTACGAAAGCGGTTGTGGATGAGCTCTATGATCGAATTACGGAGCAACCAGAATTACTAAAGCTCATTCAATCACATAGTACAATTGAAGGATTGAAGAAAACACAGCAATGGTATTTTCAGTCTTTGACTGATGGTGTAATTGACGAAGAGTTTTTTACTAAGCGTTTGTACATAGGTAAAGTGCATTCACGTATCGGGCTGACGACGAATTGGTATCTGGGTACATATGTTTTATATTTGGATATTGCTACGGAGCACCTTAAGAAAATCGTTCCAGATGAATGGGTGAAAATTACTTATTGTTTGAGTAAAATGTTTAATCTTGACTCTCAAATCGTACTCGAAGCTTACGAGGATGATGAGAAAGCAAAAGTAATAAAATTGGTCGAGGCACGTGAGTATATGTTAACCAAAGTGAGCTCTGTAGTGCAGGAGCTATCCTCGATGATGGTTGAACTGAACGCTAGCAGCAGCATGGTTGCTACTAATGCATCCCATACGGCAGCTGTTCAAGAGAATTCGCATGCGAAGGTTGGACAGCTTTCCCGTAACATTGAGGAGATTCATGAGCTTGGTTCCGCTATGCGTGAAATATCTGATCAGACGCATCTGATTGGCTTGAACGCAGCGCTTGAAGCGGCAAGGGCAGGAGAAGCTGGGCTTGGATTTGAAGTGGTGGCCAACGAAATTCGGAAGCTGGCAAGCCATTCAAAGGTATCCTTGGTAACGATACAGAAATTACTCAAGGAAATTCAGCTGACCCTATCAGAGGTTAAGCAAGGCAGTGAGGAAACGGTAAGGTTCTCTAGAGAGCAAGCGGCTAGCTCGCAGGAGCTGACATCATTCGTGCAAATGATTGATAATGTTACTTCAGAGCTGGATGGACTATTGGATAATAGTGAGTTTAATTAA
- a CDS encoding methyl-accepting chemotaxis protein, translated as MAWYKRLGLAWKLGGAVTLTVAVVFLILVSVNLSQLRSITVSKGEIEAKHEGSHFARKFQSELDRIDSMLSSLSVSLLEAKDRKNMSREQVVQLLQHSLEARPGIMGVYTIWEPNAFDEKDKSNMEKTPYDDDTGRLIPYAVRNGEGIIIEPVRDYDTEAATFYSIPKKTKQTALTEPYWYKVDGIDTMIASISYPILNPDGRFLGVIGADLSLDSLVKEVAASKPNEGYVTIVSDGGHYVANGNVKEKATEPYYDQAIFNEVKQGMEKVYNKDANGKEVLRNFEQIKLGNSSVTWFVETVVPKSYIMKDYQASMVTSLIISLIAIAGIIIILIVIVRLMVIRNINAVVSLSQQVADGNLSRKLTVRSGDEFGKLSALLNQMIESLRALIGQTVIASNSVTGAASEISSTTEEVARGSLQQAESARTAVELIKELSQAVNTVAQRAQNTAELTEKTNEGAIAGGKAVQASINSMERLTNKMTELEKDSNNIGEIIDVITEISEQTNLLALNAAIEAARAGEQGRGFAVVADEVRKLAERSGVATKQIGAIIRGMQDSTQVSINHVAETSLLSKQTGESLERIVAMVGEVSRQAEDIAAASEEQAAQSLEVMQHIESIAAICEQTAAAAEQTASSSESLDSLARDLNGNVMKFQLDGSSDSSHS; from the coding sequence ATGGCTTGGTATAAGAGGCTGGGATTAGCTTGGAAATTAGGAGGTGCAGTTACGCTCACCGTAGCTGTCGTTTTCCTCATACTAGTATCTGTGAACTTAAGTCAGTTAAGATCCATTACTGTATCCAAAGGTGAAATAGAAGCTAAGCATGAGGGTAGCCACTTCGCGAGAAAGTTTCAATCAGAATTAGATCGCATAGATTCAATGCTGTCATCTTTATCGGTATCATTGCTTGAGGCCAAGGATCGGAAAAATATGAGCAGGGAGCAGGTTGTTCAGCTTCTGCAGCATTCGCTTGAAGCGCGGCCAGGAATAATGGGGGTTTATACCATTTGGGAGCCCAATGCCTTCGACGAAAAGGACAAAAGTAATATGGAGAAAACACCCTATGATGATGACACGGGCAGGCTTATTCCTTATGCGGTACGAAATGGTGAGGGAATTATTATTGAGCCAGTAAGAGATTATGATACTGAAGCAGCGACTTTTTATTCCATTCCTAAGAAGACAAAACAAACAGCACTGACGGAGCCCTACTGGTACAAGGTGGATGGAATAGATACTATGATTGCTTCTATTAGCTACCCCATTCTAAATCCAGATGGTCGATTTCTAGGTGTTATCGGGGCCGATCTTTCTTTAGATTCTCTTGTTAAAGAGGTCGCTGCGTCTAAACCGAATGAAGGCTATGTGACGATTGTTTCCGATGGAGGTCATTATGTTGCCAATGGGAATGTGAAGGAAAAGGCAACGGAGCCCTATTACGATCAAGCAATCTTTAATGAGGTTAAGCAAGGAATGGAAAAGGTTTATAATAAGGATGCAAATGGGAAGGAAGTATTACGTAACTTTGAACAAATCAAGCTGGGAAATTCATCTGTGACTTGGTTTGTAGAAACGGTTGTCCCTAAGTCTTATATTATGAAAGATTATCAAGCAAGTATGGTTACTTCCCTTATCATCTCCCTAATTGCTATAGCTGGAATTATTATCATTCTAATTGTCATAGTCCGGTTAATGGTTATTCGTAATATTAACGCGGTGGTCAGCCTATCTCAACAGGTGGCAGATGGTAATCTATCGCGTAAGCTAACGGTAAGATCGGGTGACGAATTCGGCAAGTTATCAGCCTTATTAAATCAAATGATTGAGAGCTTAAGAGCATTGATCGGACAGACCGTGATAGCTTCCAATAGTGTGACAGGAGCTGCATCTGAAATATCCTCGACAACGGAGGAGGTAGCTAGAGGCAGCTTACAGCAAGCAGAATCTGCACGTACTGCTGTTGAGCTAATCAAGGAGCTGTCACAAGCTGTTAATACCGTTGCTCAGAGAGCTCAGAATACGGCAGAATTGACCGAGAAAACAAATGAAGGTGCGATTGCGGGCGGAAAAGCTGTTCAAGCATCGATTAATAGTATGGAGCGTCTGACTAATAAAATGACAGAGCTTGAGAAGGATTCTAACAACATCGGAGAGATTATAGACGTCATAACGGAAATATCAGAACAAACAAATCTGCTGGCACTAAATGCTGCAATCGAAGCGGCCAGGGCTGGGGAACAGGGAAGGGGATTTGCAGTCGTTGCCGACGAGGTACGCAAGCTTGCGGAACGCAGTGGAGTAGCTACGAAGCAGATTGGTGCCATTATTCGTGGGATGCAAGACAGTACCCAAGTAAGCATTAATCATGTTGCGGAAACGTCCCTGCTCTCAAAGCAGACGGGAGAGTCACTAGAGAGAATTGTAGCAATGGTAGGTGAGGTTTCAAGGCAAGCAGAAGACATTGCAGCTGCTAGTGAGGAACAAGCTGCTCAATCGCTAGAGGTTATGCAGCACATCGAATCTATCGCCGCTATATGCGAACAGACAGCTGCAGCAGCTGAGCAAACAGCAAGCTCATCTGAATCACTAGATTCATTGGCGAGGGACCTAAATGGTAATGTTATGAAATTTCAGCTTGACGGATCATCGGATTCAAGCCACTCTTAA